CCCCCCAGTaactcccagtgcctcccagtagCTCCCAGTTCCTCCCTGCGCCTCCCCAGTAACTCCCAGTGCCCACCAGTATCTCCCAGagaccgcccccccccccccgccccagtaACCCCCTGGGTGCCTGGGTGCTTTGGcaagggtgggggaggggcgccCCCGTGGGCAAACAGCGGGGGAGGGGCCAAGGTCACGTCTCCAGGGCAACGGCCGTCGCCCTCGGTTTGCCCAATTCTGCGCGATTTTGCCCATTTTGGGCCATTTTGCCCAATTTGGCCCATTTTTCCCCTTACTTTTCCCCATGTTTTGCCCGATTTTGTACAATTTTGCCCGCTTTTGTCCGATTTTTCCTACTTTGGCCTCCATTTTCTCTAATTTCACCTGTTTGGGCTCAATCTTGCCCACTTTTGCCCATTTTCACCCAGTTTTATCCAATTTCTCCCGCTTTGGCCCAGTTTTGCCCACTTTCACCCACTTTCACCCACTTTTGGCTGATTTCATCCCGTTTTTCCCAATTTTACCCACATTTGACCAGTTTGGTCGTCTTTTGCTGATTTTTGCCCAATTTGGTCAACTTTTGCCCAATTTTCCCTATTTTTGCCCATTTTTACCCGTTTTTGCCCAATTTGGCCCACTTCAGCTACGTTTTCCGTAATTTTACCCAATTTGGTCCAGTTTTGCCCATATTTTTGCCAAGTGCTGCCCAGTTTAGCCCATTTTGGGGCAACTTCTCCTCTTTTTGCCCACTTTTGCCTGTTTTCACCCAGTCTTGCCCCATTTGACCCAATTTTCCTTACTTCACCCAATTTTGCCTGGTTTTGCCCAGAATTGCCCGATTTGGCCCAGAAGTGCCCAACTTGCCtaatttttcctatttttgctTGGGTTTGCCCAGTTTTGCCtgattttgctcatttttttcgCCAGTTTTCCCCAATTCCACCCACTCTTGCCCAGTTTGGCCCAGTTTGGCCCAATTTTGTCCGcttttgcctgcttttttttttccaatttgcCTTGATCTTCTGTACTTTTGCTCACTTTTGCCCAGAATTTCCCAGTTTGGCCCAATTTTGCCCACTTTTGCCCAGAATTTCCCAGTTTGGCTTAATTTTGTCAACTTTTGCCCAGTTTTGCCCAATTTTGTCCActtttgcctgctttttcttttcaatttgcCTCGATCTTCTGCACTTTTGCCCACTTTTGCCCAGTTTTACCCAGAATTTCCCAGTTTGGCCCAATTTTGTCCACTTTTGCCCAGTTTGGCCCAATTTTGTCCACTTTTGCCCAGAATTTCCCAGTTTGGCTTAATTTTGTCCACTTTTGCCCAGTTTTGCCCAATTTTGTCCActtttgcctgctttttcttttcaatttgcCTCGATCTTCTGCACTTTTGCCCACTTTTGCCCAGTTTTACCCAGAATTTCCCAGTTTGGCCCAATTTTGTCCACTTTTGCCCAGTTTTACCCAGAATTTCCCAGTTTGGCCCAATTTGGCCCAATTTTGCCCAGTTTTGACCAATTTTGTCCACTTTtgcctgctttttattttcaatttgcCTCAATCTTCTGCACTTTTGCCCACTTTTGCCCAGTTTTACCCAGAATTTCCCAGTTTGGCCCAATTTTGTCCACTTTTGCCCAGTTTTACCCAAATTTCCCAGTTTGGCCCAATTTGGCCCAATTTTGCCCAGTTTTGACCAATTTTGTCCACTTTtgcctgctttttattttcaatttgcCTCCATCTTCTGCACTTTTTTGCCCAGTTTTACCCAGAATTTCCCAGTTTGGCCCAATTTTGCCCACTTTTGCCCAGAATTTCCCAGTTTGGCCCAATCCGGCCCAATTTTTGCCCATTTTTGCCCATTTTTGCTCGTTTTTCCCCCCAACTTCACCCATTTTTGCCCCATTTTCACCACTTTGGGCCCATCCGGAGGCCGGGCACGAGGGGACGCGGGCGTGTGATGTCACGCGAGGGGCTACCCCTGCGTATGATGTcacgggggggggacacgcCCACATACGATGTCACGCCTCGCCCCGCAGGCCCGGGACACGcccgcgcggggaggggggggccaGGGCCGCCATGGCCCCCGGCGCAGGTGAGtggggggacccccgggggcggggggggggggggcacagccggACGCCTgcctcctcacccctcccccgccccacaGAGCCCCCGCAGGAGCGCGACCGGTTCCACTACggtgagtgggggggggggtgggggggggggtaccCGTGTGCGGGGGTACCTGTGGGGGGTACCCGTGGGGGGGGTACCCGTGTGCGGGGGTACCTGTGGGGGGGGGTACCCGTGGGGGGGGGTACCCGTGTGCGGCTGTACCCGTGTGCGGGGGTACCCGTGTGTGGGGTACCTGTGTGCGGCTGTACCTGTGTGCGGGGGTACCCGTGTGTGGGGGTACCCGTGTGCGGGGGTACCCGTGTGCGGCTCTACCCGTGTGTGGGGGTACCCGTGTGTGGGGGTACCCGTGTGCGGGGGTACCCGTGTGCGGGGGTACCCGTGTGCGGGGTACCTGTGTGCGGCGGTACCCGTGTGCGGGGGTACCCGTGTGCGGGGGTACCCGTGTGCGGCTGTACCCGTGTGCAGGGGTACCTGTGTGTGTGGGTACCTGTGTGTGGGGGTACCCATGTGTGGGGGGGTACCCGTGTGTGGGGGTACCTGTGTGTGGGGGTACCTGTGTGCGGGGGTACCTGTGTGTGGGGGTACCTGTGTGGGGGGGTACCCGTGTGCGGGGGTACCTGTGGGGGGGGGTACCTGTGTGTGGGGTACCTGTGTGCGGGGGTACCCGTGTGCGGGGGTACCCGTGTGTGGGGGTACCCGTGTGCGGCTGTACCCGTGTGCGGGGGTACCCGTGTGCGGGGGTACCCGTGTGTGGGGGTACCCGTGTGGGGGGGTACCCGTGTGCGGGGGTACCCGTGTGCGGCTGTACCCGTGTGTGGGGGTACCCGTGTGCGCCTGTACCCGTGTGTGGGGGTACCCGTGTGCGGCTGTACCCGTGTGCGGGGGTACCCGTGTGTGGGGGTACCTGTGTGTGGGGGTGCCCGTGTGCGGCTGTACACGTGTGCGGGGGTACCCGTGTGTGGGGGTACCCGTGTGTGGGGGTACCCGTGTGCGGCTGTACCCGTGTGCGGGGGTACCCGTGTGCGGGGGTACCTGTGTGTGGGGGTACCCGTGTGTGGGGGTACCTGTGTGCGGGGGTACCCGTGTGCGGCTGTACCCATGTGTGGGGGTACCCGTGTGTGGGGGTACCCGTGTGCGGGGGTACCTGTGTGTGGGGGTACCTGTGTGCGGGGGTACCCGTGTGCGGCTGTACCCATGTGTGGGGGTACCCGTGTGTGGGGGTACCCGTGTGCGGCTGTACCCGTGTGGGTGACAGTGGCGCCCCTCCCCCGCAGACTACGACTCCCTGCGCGTCGGTGGCCTCATCTTCGCCGGCGCgctcttcctcctggggatcctcctcatcctcagtgtGTGACGCACAACacccccccgacaccccccaaCGCCCCACACCCCCCTCAATCCCCCACAACCCCTCCGACGGCCCAATAAACCCCCGCAACCCCCCCACACGCTCCACAACACTCCCACAACCCCCTCCAACGCCCAGCGCACCCCCCAACTCCCTACAACCCCCCCCACAACACTCCCAACACCCCCACAATATCCCACAACACCCCCAATTCCCCCCCCCAACATCCCCAGTGTCCCAATACACCCCATAACCCCCACAACACCCCCACACAACCCCCCCCAACACCCTAACGACACCCACAACCTCCCCAACACCCCAACTCCCCCTACAACCCCCCCACAACACCCCACAACAACCACCGACACCCCCCACAACACCCCACAACCCTCCCACAACCCCCCAACACACCCCAGAACAACCACAACCCCCACAACACCCCACTGCCCCCTACAATCCCCCTGCAACTGCAACACCCCAGGAAACCCCACAACTACCCCAAAACCTCCCCACAACCCCCCCACGACACCCCATCAACACCCCAACCCTCCCACAACCTCCCCACAACCCCCCCACaacccccacaacccccccacAACACCCCATCAACCCCCCCAaccctcccccaacccccccacaACACCCCATCAACCCCCTCaaccccccccaacacccccaacccccccacaacccccccacAACACCCCATcaacacccccaacccccccacaACTCCCCCACAACACCCCATCAACACCCACAACCCCCCCACAACACCCCATCAACACCCACAAcccccccacaaccccccaaaacccccccaacccccccacgcccccatCAGCCCCCCCATTTCACCTCTCCCAGGTCGTCGCTGCCGGTGCAAGTTTGACCAACAGCCGAAGTaactggggggcactgggggggcactgggaggcactggggggcactggggagcactgggggggcactgggggggtactggggggcactgggggcactggggggcactgggggggactgggggacactggggggcaatgggggggcactggggcactggggggcactgggaggcactgggaggcactgggggcactggggggcactggggaggcactggggggcactgggggggcactgggaggcactgggggggcactgggggggcgggggggcactgggaggcactgggggagcactgggggggcactggagGGGTActgggggggtactggggggcactgggaggcactgggagagcactggggggcactggagGGGTActgggggggtactggggggcactggggggcactgggaggcactgggagagcactgggggggcactggagGGGTActgggggggtactggggggcactggggggcactgggaggcactgggagagccctggggggcactgggaggggactggggggcactggaGGGGTActgggggggtactggggggcactgggaggcactgggagagcactgggggggcactggagGGGTActgggggggtactggggggcactggggggcactgggaggcactgggagagcactggggggcactgggaggggactgggggtAACTGGgtccccaacacccccccagGACGGGGGAACCGGACGAGGATGAGGGACCCCTGCGACAGTCGATCCGCCGTGAGTCCGGAGGCCTgggacccccgggggggggtcgggacccctgggggggggttgggACCCCCGGGGGGGGTCGGGACCCCTGGGTGGGGGATGAGACCCCCGGGGGGGGATGGGACCCctgggggggggatgggaccccctggggggggggttgggaaccctggggggggggttgggacCCCCGGGGGGGGTTGGGAaccctggggggggggttgggacCCCCTGGGGGGGGTGTTGGGAACCCTGGGGGCGGGTTgggaccccccggggggggtcgggacccctgggggggggatgggacaCCCGGGGGGGGGTCGGGACCCCTGGGTGGGGGATGGGACACCCGGGGGGGGGATGGGACCCCCTGGGTGGGGGATGGGACCCCTGGGGGGGGGATGAGACCCCCGGGGGGGGGATGGGACCCCCTGGGTGGGGGATGGGACACCCGGGGGGGGATgggacccccgggggggggtcgggacccctggggaggggatgggacaCCCGGGGGGGGATGGGACCCCTGGGGGGGGATGGGACCCCCTGGGTGGGGGATGGGACACCCGGGGGGGGTCGGGACCCctgggggggggatgggacccccgggggggggtcgggacccctgggtgggtgggggtccgCCCCCCATTAACCCTCTCATGCCTGAGCAGGTTTGTCCACCCGGATGAGATGAGCAGCGAGGtgagttttggggtgggggtgggggtgggggtggggggcacccggaCGCCCGGGTCCCCTCTTGGGTGGGGGGGTCTGACAGGGAGCACCCAAACACCCGGGTCCCTCCATGGTGAACCCcaccccccaccgccccccaccTTCCTCCTGTAGGTGCTCCTCGAgccgggaccccccaccccgcgaTCCCACATGGGGGTCACCCCACCTgcacggacggacggacagacggacgcccacccccccccaagtcTGCCCCTCCCCCAATAAAtgccgcgccccccccccgccccccgcccgggcgCGGTTGTGTGAACAACAGGCGTCGGGAGGTGTCGTGGGTGGATGTTCCCCACCCTCGtgggggggatatggggggggcggggggtcgTGGGGGTGTTGTGGGGCCGGGTGGTGGCGCTTCAAGGGTTGGCAAGGACCTGTGACGTCATCTGGTCATCCCATGGTCACCCACCACCCCACGGTCACCCCCCCATGGTCACCCACCCACAGTCACCCACCCCCCCATGGTCACCCACCCCCCCATGgtcacccaccccccccatggTCACCCACCCCATGGGGGTACAGTGGCGGGTGTCACGGGGGCGGGTGTCACGGCGGCGGGTGTCACGGGGGCGGGTGTCACGGCGGCGGGTGTCGCGGGGGCGGGTGTCACGGCGGCGGGTGTCACGGGGGCGGGTGTCACGGGGGCGGGTGTCACAGTGGCGGGTGTCACAGTGGCGGGTGTCACGGGGGCGGGTGTCGCGGCGGCGGGTGTCACAGTGGTGGGTGTCACAGTGGCGGGTGTCACGGGGGCGGGTGTCGCGGCGGCGGGTGTCGCGGCGGCGGGTGTCACGGCGGGTGTCACAGTGGCGGGTGTCACGGGGGCGGGTGTCGCGGCGGCGGGTGTCACGGCGGGTGTCACAGTGGCGGGTGTCACAGTGGCGGGTGTCACAGTGGCGGGTGTCACAGTGGCGGGTGTCACGGGGGCGGGTGTCGCGGCGGCGGGTGTCACGGCGGGTGTCACAGTGGCGGGTGTCACAGTGGCGGGTGTCACAGTGGCGGGTGTCGCGGCGGCGGGTGTCACGGCGGGTGTCACAGTGGCGGGTGTCACAGTGGCGGGTGTCACAGTGGCGGGTGTCACAGTGGCGGGTGTCGCGGCGGGTGTAAAAGTGGCGGGTGTCACAGTGGCGGGTGTCACAGTGGCGGGTGTCACAGTGGCGGGTGTCGTGGCGGGTGTCACAGTGGCGGGTGTCACAGTGGCGGGTGTCACAGTGGCGGGTGTCGCGGCGGGTGTAAAAGTGGCGGGTGTCGCGGTGGCGGGTGTCGCGGCGGCGGGTGTCACAGTGGCGGGTGTCGTGGCGGGTGTCACAGTGGCGGGTGTCACAGTGGCGGGTGTCACAGTGGCGGGTGTTGCGGCGGGTGTCACGGGGCGGGTGTCACGGGGGCGGGTGTCACGGGGGCGGGTGTCGCGGCGGCGGGTGTCACAGTGGCGGGTGTCGTGGCGGGTGTCACGGGGGCGGGTGTCACAGTGGCGGGTGTCGTGGCGGGTGTCACGGGGGCGGGTGTCACAGTGGCGGGTGTCACAGTGGCGGGTGTCGCGGCGGGTGTCACGGGGGCGGGGTGTCACAGTGGCGGGTGTCGCGGTGGCGGGGTGTCGCGGCGGCGGGTGTCACGGGGCGGGTGTCGCGGCGGCGGGTGTCACAGTGGCGGGTGTCGTGGCGGGTGTCTACGGGGGCAGGTGTCACAGTGGCGGGTGTCGTGGCGGGTGTCACGGGGGCGGGTGTCACAGTGGCGGGTGTCGTGGCGGGTGTCGCGCCGGCAGGTGTCACGGGGGCGGGTGTCACAGTGGCGGGTGTCGCGGCGGGTGTCACGGTGGCGGGTGTCGCGCCGGCAGGTGTCACGGGGGCGGGTGTCACGGTGGCGGGTGTCGCGGCGGCAGGTGTCACCGGCTGGGTGAAAGCACCGGCTGGGCCGAGGCCAGGGGGCTGTGAGTGGGGCTGGATGCGGCTGGGGCCGGTGACAGCGGGGGGTCCCCCCCCACATATAGGTCGCTCTTGGGGTGCCCCCCCgaacccctgggtcccccctggGGAACCCCCACACACATAGGTCGCTCTTGGGGTGCCCCCCCgaacccctgggtcccccctggGGAACCCCCACACATATAGGTCGCTCTTGGGGTGCCCCCCCgaacccctgggtcccccctggGGAACCCCCACACACATAGGTCGCTcttggggtgccccccccgAACCCCTGGGTCCCCCTCAAGCAGTGCCCCCCCAAGACGCCTGGGTCGCTCCTATagggcgcccccccccccgaagtCCTGGGCCGCCTTGGGGTGCCCCCCCAAACTCCTGGGTCCTTCCTACGGGGCGCCCCCCCCCCGAACTCCTGGGCAACcttggggtgccccccccgAACTCCTTGGTCCCTCCTATGGGGTGCCCCCCCCGAACTCCTGGGTCCCCCCTGGGGTCCCCTCCCCCGAAATCCTGGGTCCCTCCTATAGGGGGTGCCCCCCCAAACTCCTGGGTCCCCcttggggtgccccccccgAACTCATGGGTCCCTCCTATAGGTGCCCCCCCCGAAATCCTGGGTCCCTCCTATGGGGTGCCCCCCCCGAACTCCTGGGTCccccctggggtcccccccaaaTTCCTGGGTCCCTCCTatgggggtgcccccccccccccgaacgCCTTGGCCCCCCTGGGGTgtcaccccccccgccccaaactCCTAGGTCCAGTGGGCGGGGCCTCTCTGTCTccgccccctcgccccccccccccccaacccgcTGCCGCatcgccccgcgccgccgccgccgccgccggtcccgagcggagccgagcggagccgagcggagccgagcggTCCCGAGCGGTCccgagcggagccgagcggagccgagcggTGCCGAGCGGTgccgagcggagccgagcggagccgagcggagccgagcggtgccgagcggagccgagcggag
This window of the Phalacrocorax carbo unplaced genomic scaffold, bPhaCar2.1 SCAFFOLD_422, whole genome shotgun sequence genome carries:
- the LOC135311227 gene encoding phospholemman-like translates to MAPGAEPPQERDRFHYDYDSLRVGGLIFAGALFLLGILLILSRRCRCKFDQQPKTGEPDEDEGPLRQSIRRLSTRMR